Proteins encoded together in one Accipiter gentilis chromosome 16, bAccGen1.1, whole genome shotgun sequence window:
- the LRATD1 gene encoding protein LRATD1 produces the protein MGNQLDRITHLNYSELPTGDPSGIEKDELRVGVAYFFSDEEEDLDERGQPDKYSVKGSGSPGQETPTHHLHHQLVLNETQFSAFRGQECIFSKVSSGPQAGDLSVYSVSALPALCKPGDLLELLYLGPSEHPPPHWAVYVGSGQIIHLHQGQIRQDSLYEAAAGNVGRVVNSWYRFRPLVAELVVQNACGHLGLKSDEICWTNSESFAAWCRFGKREFKAGGELQAAAGTQHQQQYYLKIHLAENKVHTVRFHSLEDLIREKRRIDASGKLRVIKDLAIVDGKE, from the coding sequence ATGGGAAATCAACTGGATCGCATCACCCACCTGAATTACAGCGAGCTGCCGACCGGGGACCCCTCGGGGATCGAGAAAGACGAGCTGCGCGTCGGGGTGGCTTACTTCTTTTCGGATGAGGAGGAGGACCTGGACGAGCGAGGCCAGCCAGACAAGTACAGCGTGAAGGGCTCCGGCAGCCCTGGCCAGGAGACGCCcacccaccacctccaccaccagcTGGTGCTGAACGAGACCCAGTTCTCCGCTTTCCGCGGCCAGGAATGCATCTTCTCCAAGGTCAGCAGCGGCCCCCAGGCCGGGGACCTCAGCGTCTACTCGGTGTCGGCCCTGCCTGCCCTCTGCAAGCCGGGGGACCTGCTGGAGCTGCTCTACCTGGGGCCCTCGGAGCACCCGCCGCCGCACTGGGCGGTGTACGTGGGCAGCGGGCAGATCATCCACCTGCACCAGGGGCAGATCCGCCAGGACAGCTTGTACGAGGCGGCCGCGGGCAACGTGGGCCGGGTGGTGAATAGCTGGTACCGCTTTCGCCCGCTGGTGGCCGAGCTGGTGGTGCAAAACGCCTGCGGGCACCTGGGCTTAAAGAGCGACGAGATCTGCTGGACGAACTCCGAGAGCTTCGCCGCCTGGTGCCGCTTCGGGAAAAGGGAGTTCAAAGCCGGCGGggagctgcaggctgctgccggcacccagcaccagcagcaataCTATCTCAAGATCCACTTGGCCGAGAACAAGGTGCACACGGTGCGGTTCCACAGCCTGGAGGATCTAATACGCGAGAAGCGCCGCATCGATGCCAGCGGCAAACTGAGGGTGATCAAAGACCTGGCTATAGTGGATGGGAAAGAATAG